A region of Salvia splendens isolate huo1 chromosome 17, SspV2, whole genome shotgun sequence DNA encodes the following proteins:
- the LOC121774319 gene encoding uncharacterized protein LOC121774319, with amino-acid sequence MEDFSSTINIENAEIQGDSKPKTRRKTFDVWNNFTNEEPDKDGKNVKCNHCLKRWKYEGPQSSGSSNHEVGEPKFIGGGGVRKMKMNPNVLAGYKRHKGLTSDAKSALDVYLEDIPIDENAEIDLLKYWKDHSSSNFGVLARMACDVFSIPITTVLSESSFSIGAHVLNKYRNRLLPEKVQALICTRNWLHGYSNDSEDDEEEAKDQAKASKIIDLEECH; translated from the exons ATGGAAGATTTTTCTTCAACAATTAATATTGAAAACGCGGAGATTCAAGGTGATTCCAAGCCTAAGACGAGACGAAAAACTTTCGATGTTTGGAATAACTTCACAAATGAAGAACCCGACAAAGATGGAAAGAATGTCAAGTGCAATCACTGTCTTAAAAGATGGAAATATGAAG GTCCTCAATCTAGTGGGAGTTCTAATCACGAAGTCGGAGAGCCTAAATTCATAGGTGGGGGAGGAGtaaggaaaatgaaaatgaatccaAATGTACTGGCT GGATATAAGAGGCACAAAGGTCTAACTTCCGACGCAAAGTCAGCATTGGATGTATATTTGGAAGATATTCCGATAGATGAAAATGCTGAAATCGATTTGCTTAAGTATTGGAAAGATCATTCATCCAGCAATTTTGGAGTACTTGCTAGGATGGCGTGTGACGTGTTTAGTATTCCTATAACAACGGTATTATCCGAATCTTCCTTTAGCATTGGAGCACATGTCTTAAACAAATACAGAAATAGACTCCTTCCCGAAAAAGTGCAAGCACTTATTTGCACGCGTAATTGGTTGCATGGATATTCTAATG ATTCTGAAGATGATGAGGAGGAAGCTAAAGATCAAGCTAAAGCGTCAAAGATTATCGACTTGGAAGAATGTCATTAA
- the LOC121774080 gene encoding oleosin H1-like, whose protein sequence is MADRNRPQPHQVQVHPQQQPLLHRYDASGKAFLLPRHGPSTGQVLAVITLLPVGGALLGLAGITLVGSLIGLAVATPVFVIFSPILVPAIILLAGAVAALLTSGAFGLTGLSSISWVFNSFRQATGQEPLDYAKRRVQEGTMYVGEKTKQAGETIKSTAQEGIQVGGRT, encoded by the coding sequence ATGGCCGACCGCAACCGCCCACAGCCGCACCAAGTCCAAGTCCACCCCCAGCAGCAGCCCCTCCTCCACCGCTACGACGCCTCCGGAAAAGCCTTCCTCCTCCCGCGCCACGGCCCCTCCACTGGCCAAGTCCTCGCTGTCATAACGCTCCTCCCCGTTGGCGGCGCGCTCCTCGGCCTCGCCGGGATCACCCTCGTCGGCAGCCTCATCGGGCTCGCCGTTGCCACCCCGGTCTTTGTCATCTTCAGCCCCATCCTGGTGCCGGCCATCATCCTGCTGGCCGGGGCCGTGGCGGCGCTCCTCACGTCCGGGGCGTTCGGGCTGACCGGCCTCTCCTCAATTTCGTGGGTGTTCAACTCGTTCCGGCAGGCGACCGGGCAGGAGCCACTGGACTATGCGAAGCGGCGTGTGCAGGAAGGGACGATGTATGTTGGGGAGAAGACGAAGCAAGCCGGCGAGACGATCAAGAGCACGGCGCAGGAAGGGATTCAAGTCGGTGGCCGGACTTAG